From a single Lolium rigidum isolate FL_2022 chromosome 7, APGP_CSIRO_Lrig_0.1, whole genome shotgun sequence genomic region:
- the LOC124670864 gene encoding metacaspase-1-like: protein MSSTASMREPRAMMCGQCGAYLTAPPGARSVRCPLCDHVTSIQRRTSGLEDFLKGLIYSLMFPPQAPPSSSGDWLPASYPREPPGRKRALLVGISYSNTKYELKGSVNDVNTMSYLLRKRFGFLSDSILRLTAEEGDPNCMPTMKNIRLGMRWLVQGCNTGDAMSLVVHFSARSFDKALCPLDFEDSGVIPDDEINETIVRPLGPGVKLHALVDTAGNSSDTVVLDLPYRCRRLSRTGQWQWENHRPETSKGTNGGLAISISGCRDSQNTRTTSASPVVGGAMTYNFIRALESEPNTTYGRLINAIRAEMSPEPQLRASEEFDIYRKPFLL, encoded by the exons ATGTCGAGCACGGCGAGCATGAGGGAACCACGGGCGATGATGTGCGGCCAGTGCGGCGCGTACCTGACCGCGCCGCCGGGCGCGCGCTCCGTCCGCTGCCCACTATGCGACCACGTGACGTCCATCCAGCGCCGGACAAGCGGCCTTGAAGATTTCCTCAAGGGCTTGATCTACTCCCTGATGTTCCCACCTcaggcgccgccgtcgtcgtctggGGACTGGCTGCCGGCTAGCTACCCGCGCGAGCCCCCGGGCAGGAAGCGGGCGCTCCTCGTCGGCATCTCTTACAGCAATACTAAGTACGAGCTCAAGGGGAGCGTCAACGACGTCAACACCATGAGCTACCTGCTCCGCAAGAGGTTCGGCTTCCTCAGCGACAGCATCCTCCGCCTGACAG CGGAGGAGGGGGACCCGAACTGCATGCCGACGATGAAAAACATCCGGCTAGGGATGCGGTGGCTGGTGCAGGGTTGCAACACCGGTGACGCCATGTCCCTGGTGGTTCATTTCTCTGCCCGCAGCTTCGACAAGGCGCTGTGCCCGCTCGACTTCGAGGACAGCGGCGTGATACCGGACGACGAGATCAACGAGACCATCGTACGGCCGCTCGGCCCGGGCGTCAAGCTCCACGCCTTGGTGGACACGGCCGGTAACAGCAGCGACACCGTCGTGCTTGACCTCCCCTACCGCTGCCGCAGACTATCaag AACCGGGCAGTGGCAATGGGAAAACCATCGACCGGAGACGTCCAAGGGTACCAATGGAGGACTCGCGATATCGATCAGCGGCTGCAGAGACAGCCAAAACACGCGCACAACTTCAGCCTCCCCCGTAGTTGGCGGCGCCATGACTTACAACTTCATCAGAGCGTTGGAGTCTGAGCCAAACACCACCTACGGTCGCCTCATCAACGCGATACGGGCCGAGATGAGCCCG GAGCCCCAGCTACGCGCATCGGAAGAGTTTGACATCTACCGGAAGCCGTTTCTCCTGTAG